The genomic stretch TTAGCTAGTAAAATCACATTGCCACATCACCTACTAGCCGCACATCCCAACTCAGTCCTAACTCCAACAAATCAAATGTTCATCTGATATTCCATATTTAGCCACCTAGACAAGGTGTCCATAGGGGACCATGACTACTGTTCATAAGCCAACTCTCCTTTTTATTCCTTTTAGGATTTAGCTCTCAACATCAAACTTAATcaattcagatcttaatatattcaaaccgtttgataacaaaaaattgaactaaaTTCCTTAAACAAAACTTGTTCCCAAgattaagtgataagctatttatttatatttatcactgaatgtgatatgcactcaaatgtattagatttaatatttaataattcaataaattcagatttcagttttcagacttgagttttatcaaacgcaacctcaatgataagtgaataacttatcacttaattttaggACTAAGTTTTACTTAGAAAATTTAGTGCCACTTatttaattcagatgttcaatttttaattatcagacagtttgaatatgttaagatctgaatccattaaatttacgTGTTGAAGTGGGTTACCATACAGGGCCTTAATAGAGAATTCTTTTGCGTTGTGCCAAATAATAAGAGATGGACTCGCTTTAACTATGTGGACATTAATCAGTCGAGTCTAATCAAACTCAATGAAGCATAGGtaatataaattaatattttatataattttaaatcaGGATACAATTGACATTTCACACtaataaatattaaaaattttcaaaaggatATATTACATTTAAATCTCGATTGAGTTCAACTGAACTTGACGAATTTTCATGTTTCATATAGTAGACTCGAACTTGAACTCTTCAAGCAATTTGAGATACTCGAACTAAATATTGAACTTGGTTAACCTAAGTTTTGACAAAAACATGCTGGTGAGTAATTTGATTGGGCACGACTTGTTTTGCACCCATACGACAAAATACTCTCAATTACGGGAGTAAGTGACTGTGTTGCAATTTTATGGTGGGCTCATCCCCCTTTTTGTGCTCTTATGGTATGTAATAGAAAATATCTGACCAAATTTCGGCATAAATATACATGTGTGTTTAAGTAGAAATGAGGAAATATCACAAGAGAACGAGAATCTATTACCATCGATAAAGAAAAACCCAACGCAAAATGAATATTCTATCAAAGTTACAGGAGAGTAGGGGTGCAGCTGAGTTTTGAGCATGTTGTGGGTTAAAGTtggttttagatttttttttctcctttctcgTCAGTTGAAGAATGGACTGGGGGGAAAGTGAGATTTCAATTTCTGTAACTCGGCAGTCGGGGATTGATTTAAGAAGACACTAGACATTAATGTTGGTAGTGCTGCTATGGTTGGACTAAGTCATGGACGAAGTTAAGAATAGAAAATTATGAATGAAACTTTTAGGAAGCTACCGAGAAATCTATAAGCACAGTGTTTTCACCTACCAACGCCGAGAAACCATTTTTACACTATTTATAAACCTTGAATTCCATGATAATGTAGTTACTTTAGCCTAAGCTTTAAGTACCCCCTACCCTTAATTTAGGGTAAATTAAACATAATCTCCTATGGTTTCACTCATTGTCATATAACCCTATAACATAGTAAAATATATATTTCACTCGCTTAGGTTCAATATAAACTTTACGAAAAATAATCTCTGCAACATCGTTAGTTCAAATATTAATAATTTCCTTACTTAAATACTAAAGCAAATAAATGCCTAACCACCTCAGATAAAACCGTAGGGGAATTGTGTGGATAAATGCATAAGGTAAGGTGGGTATTTATATAAATCTTAGAGGATTAAGTGGATTTTATGATTCCATAACATACGTCTTCTAGAATGTGTTTGGTTCAATCATCTAATTGATGATGCAttctttcattttctattttGCATAAAACCACAAAAAGGTTATATTACTATTGTGAAACTTTAGACATGTTACGTGGCATTGAAGAAAATTATAGGGGgattatatgtaatttacccttttttttttacatgaattgtagttatatatattattttaatgctTTTTGGGACTACATGATATTGAACCCTTTTTTGGGGGTCAAATGATGTTGTAATCAATAGAGAGAAATTTGAGAAGGAATATGAGGGTTCAAATCTGATCTATTTATTAGAAACTAGCTTCCTGAATTTCAAAAAAGAAAGTTAACTAGAGATCCTCtcttcatattcttttttttttttttggctagcGATATACGTTAATCAAACCAATTGCAAAGCCAATCGTTCTTGATTGCCCTCATGTTGCTAAATCTAATCATCAGCATTGGTTCTTGGTTGCCTGCATAATTCtcatcttttgatttttcaattaaTTACACTGCAAAAGAATACGAGTTCAACTTTACTACTAGCAGAAGTTATTTGTCTTtttcccacaaaaaaaaaaaaagtaaagcaGAAGTTATTTATAGCCCATCATCTCATATGCCGCGAATGCTGAGCCTTCGCACTCAGCTGTCGCGGGCTGTTATGAGCTGTGGGAATGGTGAGAGGACAAGGAGAAGCAGGCCTTGAAAAAATGAGCTAAGTTGTGCAAGGAGTGGGCTGGGGACATTAACATTACTTTTTTGTATGTTTTCTCTTTGAGGTAATTTTTGGTAATAACACTGTCCAGTGCTGAGGCAAACCCCGGTCGATTTTGCATTTCTAGTTTGATATACGAGGGCCTTTCCATGTCTGAAGATCAAATAGTACAGTTTGGAATTGCTGATGGTTCTACGGCAAGCACAATATCAAAGAACAAGGAGATTGATGTGAGCATCTATCTAGCTGAGATTGTTATGTATTAGGTCCTGAATTCTCTATAGTTCCGTGCTTTTGTGATTTTGTGCTTTACCACATAACTCTCTTCATAGTTTAAAAACCTATATGGAACCCTATCATGATTTGGCTTAACGTCGCTGTTAGTTTTCCCGTTAAAACTAACGGTTAAtagtaaaaaatcaaaatcaaactaataattTGATAAATTTACGCTTTcactactctctctctctctctctcggaaGAGAAAAGGTGATTTTCAAAACCTATGCTTTGGatagcaaaatttttcaaaaaaatatttcGTTTATATCATAAACACAGTTTCCAAtccacttttttatctcatatacatcacatcacaaaaagcactacagtaattatttcaagtaactatttggaataatactctatccaaacaaagccttaattttctccaaataataaaaagatggaaggaaattaaaaaataaaaataaataaataagaaacaaaaaggatGGAAGGGaaatataaaaaaagtaaatgagaaacaaaaaataCCAAATCTTTTTTTACTACAAATAGTGATAAACATTGTAAGTTTATTAGCACAAAGTAATTATAATAGTCAATGATGAATGATCCTAATTGAAACACTAGCAAATTTAGGAAGGAAAGAGCAGACTTGGAAATGATCAACATATGCAACATTCGCATAATAAAGAGTCGCATAATAAGCTTGGTGTATGCCGCTACATTTACCAGACAAACCATATTAATATAGGTTTACATATTATGTCTgaccaaaatttaaaattgatCGTTTGCTAAATAAAGATTAAGACACAAAAAGATAAAGAGTAATACTATACAGTACATTAACAACATCAAGCATTATACACAATACATACAATAAATAAGGAGGTAAGACACAGAAGATGTCGAAGGGGAAAAAATttactaataaaaaataaaaaacaaaaccAGTGTTGTCCACAACAGAGAGGATGCAAACCAgagaaagggaaatgatttatgttttcttcttcttcttcccccaTAGCTGGCGCTCTCTCCATTCCCCATCATCTGTATAGCAACCAATGACAATTTCAGGAATGCGTGCGATTCTTGTGTAATCTTCACTTTCTTCCTTCTGATTCTCTACCTTTTCCATCATTTCAGAACTCATCTCATACAAATACAGCCCTTGAAGATGGCTCAAGTGCTGAATACCCAAAGGTAACTCCTCTAGTAATGGAAGTAGGTCCAGAATTAGTACATGGAGACGAGGCAATGCACCctcctccactctcatccatctcAACCCTTCCATTCTCTTTAGGTGCAACTTCTTCAGATTGAGGAACCCTCCAGCCTTGAAACACAACCCTTCTCCCTGGTAAGATCCGCAGAAACTAATTCTACTCAAATTGGGCAAATGTTGGAGGGATTCAAGCGGATCCTCCTCCCCCCTTAACCTGCTCCAATTCAAATCTATTCTTACCAAGCCGTGAAGATGAGCTACCCATTGTGGCATCTTTTCTAAGCGGCCACACAAAATCAGCAGATGAAGAgattgaagaaaagaagaagaagaagaagaagaaggatgATGATGATTTAGATCGATTATCTCATGATCATCATCACCTTCTTCAATTGATTCAATGTTTAATCTATGAAGACTGCTGAGGTTGGCAAGGGAGGAGCAGAGCTCCTTTCCATCTTCTCTTCTTAACTTTGTAATACCTAATTCTCTTAATTGGGTCAGCTTTCCTATCTCCTTGACTACTGTAGATCCACTACTAGCATCTATGTTATCTAATATTTCTAGGGCAAGAAGCACTCCCATATTCGAGGGAGCTTTAAATCCATGAAATCCATAATCATCATCGGAAGAATCAACTTGTTCATATACTCTGAGAACCCGAAGTTTTTGCAGCTTTAGGATTTCCATGGGTAATTCCCTAACTCTTGTGTCAGCCAAATTCAGATACTCCAAATGTTGAAGCTTTCCAATGGCTTTCGAGACTCTCTCCACTCTCGTACCCCATAGGTCCAGATGCTTGAGATGAAACATCTTGAAAATCTCATTTGGTATTTCCTCCCGTGTCTCTTGACCACCCAAATCCAAGACCTTTAACAACTTGTTACTCCCTAAAACTTCAGATAACAACATTTTGGACAGTAGCGGGCTTATGGATTCAAATGTAACGAACGACCGAAGGTGGTCAAAGCAATAACTTCGTCTTTGTTGGTGGTGCTGGGTGTTGTTACTGCGACTACTATGGACTACTAGACGGCGTACTTTCTCGGACGGCCACGTCGTCGGCTGTCCAGTAGTAACTGTGACTATGTTTTGTTCCCCTGACTTGAGAAGAATAACTTCTCTCAATAGGTCATGGATTCGACATTTATGGGGTATTCCTTCATAAAACACCTTAGTCACTTGAATTAGGCTTCTATTGACGAGTTCACCCAGATAACCCCAGGCTACATCTTCAATGCTCATTCCTTCTCTCCATTCTATGAACCTTTCAGCAATCCACAAATTAATGAGTCTATAGCATTGTATTTCGTAATCCTCTGGGAAGATACTTGTGTACAACAGACACGTCTTTAGATGCCAAGGCAGGTCATTATAACTGAGAGAAAGTATCCTTTTAACTCTGTCCAGCTTACCGGTGCCTTCTAACTCACCCCCAAGGCTACGTCGAACCATCTCCCATTCCTCTGTTCTGTTTATATCTTTCAAAGCCAAAAGCCCACTGATTGCAATGATTGCAAGGGGCAAGCCCTCACATTTGTCCAATATACTTTTGGCGACATCCATCAAATGGCCAGGGCAACTATTTCCCTTAAAGATCTTGTTACAAAACAGGGTCCACGAATCTTCAAAGGACAGTGGCTCCATTCTGTGGATGTAGCCTAGAGATTCTGTACAAGAGGTAAAGGCTACATCAGCTTTTCGAGTTGTTAGCATGACACGGTTGCCGTGGCTGCTCTCGGGCAGCGCAAATTTGATGGTATTCCAAAATTCCACGTCCCATACATCATCAAAAACAATTGCATACCTTCCAGCttgttgaagaaaatttttgacaaatTCTTTCAGCTCGGTGATATTCAAAGACTCGATCGATTGTGGGACTGGTTTCTTCCCTTCCTTGTGCAACTGCCGAATCAAGTCTTTCAGGAGGTACTGAAAGTCACATGTTTGAGAGACAGTTACCCAAGCACGAACTGGGAAATGCCTTCTGACTTCAGGATCCTCATGGACTTTTTTCACTAGGGTAGTTTTGCCAAGTCCTCCCATACCAACCACTGAAACAACTTTTAGTTGGTAATCATCCCCTTGGAGGAGCTGAGAAGTTAGATGTTTCTTGGGCTGGTCAATGCCAACTAATTTAGCTTCTTCCACAAGCAGTGCGTCATCTCTGCTATAGCGCCAGGTTGTGTTGTTCATAGCAGAAAGTGAGTTGGTCGCTTGGGCAGAGATACAATATTCAGATTGGTATCTTTGATGACCTTCAGAAATACTTTCGATTCTGGACTTGATGCTTTGTATTTCGCTGGCAACTCGATGACGAGCTCTCAAATTCTTGATGGAGCTGAAAATTCTCCGAACAGAGCCGTAGAATCCTGTTGTGCGATGCCGAGCAAAGCGAGCTACAAATTCATCAAGAATGTCTTCAGTGTCATAAGCTGCATCTCGCACTTGCTTGATCCATTCTTGGAGCCTGGGTTGAGCgtcttcttcttttgcttctgCCTCTCTCAGGAAAGCTCGCATGTGCCCCAACTCATCCATGATGAATTGAACCTCTTGCCGAAGCCCTCCCAATACTCGTCCCTCCTCGCGCAGAAAAGTTGAGAGTTGACGCAGCACAAAAGAGAGAACTGTTTCTGCCATTTTCAGTCTTTCTTTCTAACTTAAGAATGTTGGGGAAGGCGGCTTCTGGTTTATAAGACAGTCCACTTGTAGTATCTTGAAAGGTAGAAGGAAGAATAGGTTATAGATTCATAAGCTGATGAACTTTGATGCTATATGTTGTAGTatttatcaaaaagaaaaaccgtgtcaaaaagaaaaagaaagaattaacCAATTAGAAGAAACTAAAGGAAGAAACATGATGGAAATTGAACACGGGAAGATAGGCAGCAACCTGAGTTTGAAAAACGAAGCTGCCTCTTACCTGCTTAGAAATTAGAATACAAAGTCGTTGAAGCTATTAAGAAGAATCTTCAAATGGTGGGGTGATCAGCCTTCAGGACCCTCTTTCAACTGTGGGCTCTTTACAAGGGGAAGGAAGAAAGTTAAAACGCTGTTGGACTGGACATTGTTGATTTCATTGACGAAGAAATAAAACTACTACCAAGTCTTTCCTATATGGAACCAATTTCTGCTGACCAATTAGTATTTGTAATAAAAACGGATGGAACATCAAAGAAACCTTGGGAACAAACCACTCCAATCAAATTTAGCAAAATGTGAGCTATATTGATTTAAGAGGTCTATGAAAAGCATGCAAATttagcaaaaaagaaaaagagaaaagaatagCAGAAAATGATAAGGAGTGCATTaaaaagaatcaaatttctTTGCAATTAAGAATCAAATGTCGTGGCTTATTTCTGTGCTCAGCATAAGACAGTTGATGTAAACCTTTAATTGTAATGCCATTACAAGGCTTAGAATTCAAGAAGTCGCAATCCTTTTAAgaactaaaaaaaaacacatttaatgaaaatttactgcaaaaacaaatttcaattcattcaaatcTCCGCATTATTATTAAACCGTTACAGaaaaccaaaagaaacaaaccaaaacaaaaatattCGTAAACCCTAGTACTAAAAATTACAGCAGGTCAACATTAGCGGCAAATGCAGCTTCAGAAATGGACGTAAAATTCAAGGAATTTTTGCAGTTAAAACTGCAATTTTCAGAAGAACATAAAGTAGAGAGTCAAACAGAGAAAAGTCATAGTCAAATCCAGAGATTCACATTCATTTATCTTTTCAGACAAGctcaaaaatttaaattaaattttttaaaaaaaaactgaaaaggaaaaagaaaagctgAGAAAAGAAGATAAGGATAAGAAAATCACCTGAAGTCCGAGACTTTATCTTTTACAGGTAATGTAGGACTCAGAAGTTAGATCAGAAGCAGCAAACTTTGTTGGAGttaagagaaagaaaaggccaaaaaaaaatgaaagaggaGAAAAAAAGGGATTCACATTTGTTGAAGTAAACGTAGAACGACGTCGTAAGAGAGCTAAAATGTACTACTAGTATGGAAGCTGAGTTGAGAGCGTAgtttgataggttgcaattttatcatttattttattattaattcctCCTATTACTTGACttaatgtggattaattgctggattctactcacttttcgtaaattgcatttatttcagggagtagaacggaAATATGATAACAGGTACCAATTTGACAGAAAAAAGATTCAGATGATAGAGCCTGTCCAAAGGGTATTTTGGAAATGAAGATATTACGCCATTCTGATAAATTCCGCGAGGGAAGGACACCTTGGAGGGCTTGGTTCTGCTGATGTGCGCCGCATTTAAAAGAGAGTGAGAAGGAAGTTTAGCGGCTGGCCCTTTTTCTGAGCTTTCTCGGCTGTAGCTTAGCAGAAATGCTTGACCTTTCCCTTGGATTTTATTCTTAGCTTTAGAAACTCACGGATGACAGGAGAAAGCATTGGTTAGCTTTgagctttgacttttcttcctttATTTTGAATCCAGCGCATGGCAGGAACAAAAACTTGGGGAAGCTCTTGACTTTTCTTCATCTTTGAACCTTTAGTATTTACGTTTCTTTCCTTGGTATGTGGTTCGAAGAAAAACAGAGGGCTACCTCTTGTAACTTCGCTATTTCTGTGATAATGGCCGCGGCTCCCTTTTCAATTTCCCGTGGATTTAGTTCATCAATTATGAGCTAATTTTCCAATCCTAGTCAAGGAGCAACGAAGGCTCTGgctcgcctaaaaattgtgagatcgttttaattcaatctttttcttttatttattggtattcacaTATTTCCTGATTGCTAtgtttatggttatttaattcattgattgtcttggatccggataattaattgatttggtaatctattgtcaattagggcattaaatccgtaattgtttaattgtcctgAAATAGTGACAATTGGCATGATTAGATTCGTGccagggggatacgcgggctaatctgaaataaccctggtagtgcgttatttggttagaatagggctcctctaatacgtaaggcaattgggaaattaaatcttacgggcgtacctaggattatttcttaattagagcagtgattaacgggcgtaccttgatcaccgacacagtaaagaggggttgactgtcatcgcttgtttggcagttataacctatttatcagtaaataattggaattggcttgcatcaatgatcaattaggtgaaccattgctgaagttactTCTTGGCTAGCTCCTTAATTAATATTATCTTGGTTTTAGTGAATTGCCATTTGATTTTTAGTTGCCTActttatttcaattttaattgttttccCTGTTTCAATTGATTTGGGcctttaattattgttattCTAAGTTCAGTGAAGTGTggtttaatttctagttagttatttatttttattttcttatttgaatttatttgatgGTTATCGTTCTTACAAAATCACCCCCTGTGTTACTTTGGATTTCTTAAGAAACAAATATACTCAGTCCCtgtggatacgaccctacttgccctgtctaCAAATTCATAGTTATTTGTGCAAGAATAACCAttccattcgggtatatcggatcaagcaaactcttcgggaatagggtgaatcaagtaaccaattgcacacctagagtccctgctcctgTACTTGGAATTGgattttggtcattttaactggcaattaggtgtaattttattattgcacaggcttcgacgACCTGTCATAGTTGCTCCTCCATTATTTGTTCTGGTGGAGGGAGAGAGAAGAGGGacagaggaaggaagacgagagagagagagagagagagagatagagagagagagagagaagggagagAATTTGTATGGGGGAAGAATACAATGCACAAATGTATCAGAAGAAGACAAATGTAAAAGAGGTGAGATTTAATCATTTAAATAAAAGGGCTAATTGCACTATTCACCGCTAAACTAATCGACTTTAGTAATTTGCCCCTATAACGATAAATTGTAGTTGTAGTTGTAGTTAGAGGTTAATTACTCCAGTTGATATTGGAATCGAGTTGGGCTAGATATGTAAAAGATTATTAGAATTTGGTTCATCAattaatcaaaatcaaattttgtttgAGTAGCATAAGACTATTAAAATTTACATGTAAAATAATTAAACTATTCGGACTTAACTACTCCTCTGAGCTTAGTCTAGTAAATAACTAGTAAAAATTTGAACACAATTTCAAACTCATTCACAAATGTGTTAGCAGAAGACAAATGTAAAAGAAGCTAATTTCCAAAAACCTCCCATTTTCTAGAAATCGGAAATAAATGACTTTAGTCATTCAATAAAAAGTAGGTATAGAATTACAAGAGAACTATCTAACGATGGTGTTCAATGCATTACTTATTATTCGGCACGTTTAAAATTCTATacaattatcaaaaaaaaaaaaatctatacaTGCACATTATGCTGTTTTTTATAGtattattttctcttttctactatcaaaatataaatctaaAGTTTGAAAAGATTAAGGTATGAAATAAACATCCTGTAGTGATTTATTTTGTCCTATGACCAACTACTCAGCATAAGACAATTGAGGTAACCTTTAACTACTGAGCCAAATCCCATCACCACCATCTTATCATGTCTAATTAGTCTTTTAGTTCCTTGTAAtgttaaaaaacaaaaacaaaaatttgataCACTCGACAAAGTAAGTAAAATCATAATTTTGTGTTtctattttccttcttttttctttgcgGGAAATTAGGTATACTATTATACTTGATCTTTAATTGCCA from Coffea eugenioides isolate CCC68of chromosome 8, Ceug_1.0, whole genome shotgun sequence encodes the following:
- the LOC113779455 gene encoding disease resistance protein RPM1-like, with the protein product MAETVLSFVLRQLSTFLREEGRVLGGLRQEVQFIMDELGHMRAFLREAEAKEEDAQPRLQEWIKQVRDAAYDTEDILDEFVARFARHRTTGFYGSVRRIFSSIKNLRARHRVASEIQSIKSRIESISEGHQRYQSEYCISAQATNSLSAMNNTTWRYSRDDALLVEEAKLVGIDQPKKHLTSQLLQGDDYQLKVVSVVGMGGLGKTTLVKKVHEDPEVRRHFPVRAWVTVSQTCDFQYLLKDLIRQLHKEGKKPVPQSIESLNITELKEFVKNFLQQAGRYAIVFDDVWDVEFWNTIKFALPESSHGNRVMLTTRKADVAFTSCTESLGYIHRMEPLSFEDSWTLFCNKIFKGNSCPGHLMDVAKSILDKCEGLPLAIIAISGLLALKDINRTEEWEMVRRSLGGELEGTGKLDRVKRILSLSYNDLPWHLKTCLLYTSIFPEDYEIQCYRLINLWIAERFIEWREGMSIEDVAWGYLGELVNRSLIQVTKVFYEGIPHKCRIHDLLREVILLKSGEQNIVTVTTGQPTTWPSEKVRRLVVHSSRSNNTQHHQQRRSYCFDHLRSFVTFESISPLLSKMLLSEVLGSNKLLKVLDLGGQETREEIPNEIFKMFHLKHLDLWGTRVERVSKAIGKLQHLEYLNLADTRVRELPMEILKLQKLRVLRVYEQVDSSDDDYGFHGFKAPSNMGVLLALEILDNIDASSGSTVVKEIGKLTQLRELGITKLRREDGKELCSSLANLSSLHRLNIESIEEGDDDHEIIDLNHHHPSSSSSSSFLQSLHLLILCGRLEKMPQWVAHLHGLVRIDLNWSRLRGEEDPLESLQHLPNLSRISFCGSYQGEGLCFKAGGFLNLKKLHLKRMEGLRWMRVEEGALPRLHVLILDLLPLLEELPLGIQHLSHLQGLYLYEMSSEMMEKVENQKEESEDYTRIARIPEIVIGCYTDDGEWRERQLWGKKKKKT